CTCACCAGCGTCAGACGGGGTGATACACCCCACGCTTTATCAATCTTTTGCGGGGAGTCTTATCACAGCCACAGCCGAACCCTGCAGCCGCACGGTGTCTGTCTTCAATGGCTGCAACTTTTCGGAACCGCCGAAGCGAGCAGCTTCCGTCCACAGCAGCAGCTCCGAGCCCGCGGGCACCGCATGTTCCAGCAGGCCGCGCAGGCAGAGCAACACTTGCAGTCGCTGTCCGCCCCCACGCCGTTCGAGCACCAGGGCGTCCGGTCCCAGGGCCCGAGCCTCGTAGGTGCCCCGGCCCGTCTCCACCAGCGCGGGCTCGGATGCGCGCAGACGGAGAAGCTCGCGGTAGAGCGCTCGCACGCCGGCGTGTCCCGGCTTCTCCGCCTCGCTCCAGTCGAGCCGAGAGCGGGTGAAGGTCTCCTCCGCCTGCGGGTCCGGCACCTCGGTGCCCGCGAAGCGCGTGAAGCCGGAGAACTCCTTGCGGCGGCCCTCCGTGACGAGCCGGCCAAGCTCCGCGTTGTGGTCGGTGAAGTAGAGGAAGGGCGTGCTCGCGTTCCACTCCTGCCCCATGAAGAGCAGCGGCGTGTAGGGCGACAGCAGGAGCAGCGCGCTCATGGCGCGGTAGGCCTCCGGGCTCACGTCATGGCCGAGCCGGTCGCCGAAGGGCCGGTTGCCCACCTGGTCATGGTTCTGGATGCAGTAGACGAAGCGCCACGCGTCCAGCCCGTCCGCCTTCGTGCCCCGCGCGTGGCCCAGGTTCTTCGACACCTGGCCTTCGTAGAACCAGCCTTGGTTCAGCGTGCGCGCCAGGTCCTCCGTGCTGCCCGTGTAGTCCTGGTAGTACCCCTCGCTGTCGCCCGCGAAGGCGCGGCGCATCTGGTGGTGGAAGTCATCCGCCCACACGCCGTCCAGCCCCACGCCGCCGTCGGACGCGGGCTTCATCAGGCGCCGCTCGTTGCGCTCATCCTCCGCGATGACATGCACCTGCCGCCCCGGCGCGCAGGCCCGCGCGCGCGCGGCGATTTCGGTGAGCAGGTGCGGCGTGCCGTCGTCGATGATGGCGTGTGCGGCATCCAGGCGCAGGCCGTCCAGGTGGTAGTCGCGAATCCACATCTCCACGTTGGCCAGCACCTGGGCGCGCGCGTGGGCGCTGCCTTCGCCGTCGTAGTTCACCGCGTCACCCCACGGCGTGTGGTGGCGGCCGGTGAAGTAGTGCGGCGAGTACGCGCGCAGGTAGTTCCCATCCGGACCGAAGTGGTTGTAGACGGCGTCCATCAGCACCGCGAGTCCATGCGCGTGCGCGGCGTCCACCAGGCGGCGCAGCCCCTCCGGACCGCCGTACGCCTGCAAGGGCGCGAAGAGGTCCACGCCGTCGTAGCCCCAGTTGCGCCGTCCGGGGAAGGACGCCACGGGCATCAGCTCCAACGCGGTGATGCCCAGCCCCTTCAGCCCGGCCAGGTGCGGGATGAGCGCCTCGAAGGTGCCCTCGGCCGTGGCCGTGCCCACGTGGAGCTCGTAGAGGACCAGCTCCCGGGGCGACACGCCCTTCCAGCCCGCGTCCGTCCACGCGAAGTCCGGCACCACCACCTCGGACGGCCCGTGCACGCCCTGCGGCTGCGAGCGCGACCAGGGGTCCGGGAAGGGGCCCTCGCCGTCCACGCGCAGCTTGTAGCGCAGCCCCGCGCCCTCCCCTTCCAACACCGCGCCGAAGCAATCCCCCGGCTCCGGCGTCATGGGCAGCACGCGGCCGGGAGTCCCCTGCGCGTCGTGCAGCACCACGTCCACCCGCTGGTGGCCCGGGGCCCAGACCCGCCACCGCACCCGGCG
This genomic window from Myxococcus hansupus contains:
- the treZ gene encoding malto-oligosyltrehalose trehalohydrolase, with the protein product MVPVDESRTSRSQVPLLGAWVEEGRRVRWRVWAPGHQRVDVVLHDAQGTPGRVLPMTPEPGDCFGAVLEGEGAGLRYKLRVDGEGPFPDPWSRSQPQGVHGPSEVVVPDFAWTDAGWKGVSPRELVLYELHVGTATAEGTFEALIPHLAGLKGLGITALELMPVASFPGRRNWGYDGVDLFAPLQAYGGPEGLRRLVDAAHAHGLAVLMDAVYNHFGPDGNYLRAYSPHYFTGRHHTPWGDAVNYDGEGSAHARAQVLANVEMWIRDYHLDGLRLDAAHAIIDDGTPHLLTEIAARARACAPGRQVHVIAEDERNERRLMKPASDGGVGLDGVWADDFHHQMRRAFAGDSEGYYQDYTGSTEDLARTLNQGWFYEGQVSKNLGHARGTKADGLDAWRFVYCIQNHDQVGNRPFGDRLGHDVSPEAYRAMSALLLLSPYTPLLFMGQEWNASTPFLYFTDHNAELGRLVTEGRRKEFSGFTRFAGTEVPDPQAEETFTRSRLDWSEAEKPGHAGVRALYRELLRLRASEPALVETGRGTYEARALGPDALVLERRGGGQRLQVLLCLRGLLEHAVPAGSELLLWTEAARFGGSEKLQPLKTDTVRLQGSAVAVIRLPAKD